AGTTTGATATTTGCGCAAGGCGGCAGATTCTAAATGTGTATAAGCCTTGCACATTTAGAATCTAATCTAATACTGTTAACTCAcgaattttagtaaaaaaaaaaaatgcttccaCCAACATACGTCGAGGGTTTCCATGACTTGGAAGCCGTTAAGAAGATGGAATACAGACCCCTTGGAAACACGGGACTGTTAGTCAGCAAACTATCCTTCGGTGGTGGTGCACTCGGTTGTCATTACGGGTGAATATTTCTTGTTTACCGGTGTTTCTCGCAATTTATTGTTTATGCCTGCTCATATCGTTACGTCGACAACAAGGCGAACAAATATAGACACGGACGTGAATGAACGTAGCATTTGTGCAACGTGACCCCTGAAGGTCTCGTCGTCTCATTTTATATTCCTCATCTAAAGAATGTCATGAATAGTCCTCCAGTGCAGGGAGGTAAGAGGCAACTGATAATTTAAACGAGATCATATTATTACGATAAGATAATGATATgataagaaattttaattGCACCTCCATTCACAAGCTACGCGTTGGTATCACACCAAACTGTCTTAGGGGCCATtgattaattacgtaagggtccagagagggagggggggttTAAAAAATCCCTACATGACCTTATctcggggggagggggggtaaAAGCcattcttacgtaatattttattactcttccaaatactaaataattattcagaataaaaataaaaatctttgatttaTATCAAATAATGACGTGTTTTAGTGTAACTGAACCTTTTCCAACAACATTCAACTATTTAACGCTTCTTAGGGAAATTCCAGGTAAAATCTTACGTAAGAAAGGGGAAGGGGGGTCCGAGAAACCTTACGTGTTCTTACAtgggggcaggggggggggggggggggtcaaaaaCGGCCAAAATcgtccttacgtaattaatgaatggccccttATGTATCTTGATACTTTAGCCAAAGTGTCATaaatcaaattcatttcaacgaAAGTCAGTCTGGTCAACATGACATTCAGTCATATATTCGAAACTTTCGATGATCGAGTTTCGTCGAGTGGAGGTCAATAGATGAGAAGCAATGATGCACCGAATCCATCACTTAATCATTTTCTTAAACAGCATTAGGCTCGGCTAAGTAACGACGATTATACAGCACAACTTTCTTCTTTGCATTAACAGTAAATACGATGAAGAAGATGCTATAGCAGCGGTGAGAGAAGCTTTTAGGAACGGCGTAAACTACATCGACACTGCACCTTGGTATGGTCAGGGTCAGTCTGAGAGAGTGATTGGCAAGGTACGTTAATCAGAATTTAGTCTCGGAGTGAATgtctttaatattattttcacttccGGTCAAAGGCTCTCAAAGGAATTCCGCGGCAAGCTTATTACGTGGCAACCAAAGTCGGAAGATACGAACTAGACGTTGAGAAAATGTTCGACTTCTCTATTGAGAAAACCAGGAAGAGTTTTCACAAAAGCCTAGAGCTTCTCGGGGTGGATTACGTTGACGTGATTCAAGTAAGACTCCAAGAAAACTTGGACAAGTTTGTTACATTCATCGTTTTACGTGTCTAATTGTTAATTACGCAGGTACACGACATTGAGTTCGCACCGTCGCTGGACATCGTTCTGACGCAAACTTTGCCCGAACTTTCTAGACAAGTAGCGGACGGAAAGGCGAAATTCATCGGGATTAGCGGATACCCAGTTTCGATCCTGAAGGAATGCATTGAGAAAAGCAACATCAAAATACAGTGCATATTGAGCTATGCGCGACTGACTTTAATCGACGATACTCTTCTAAGTTACATACCCTTCCTCAAGGTATAAGAATCGATAGAAAATAATAGGCGATTATATCAGCCATAAGCATTCGATGTAATCACACGAGTCTCTTGTACAATAGGAACGCAATATCGGAATAATTAATGCCGCCGCTCCAGCCTTGGGTTTATTGACAAGCCAAGGCCCACCCGATTGGCACCCAGCTTCAGAGGATCTCAAGAAAATCTGCTCAGAGGCTGCACAATATTGCAAAGTGTGATGTGAAATACAGTAAATAAGTTTGGTTTTGTTTTCCATCAGTAATGCACAGCAATGATTCCAATTCACAGGAAAACAACGTCGAATTGGGTAAACTCGCAGTCTGGCATTCTATGCAGTACGAGGATGTAACCACGAACTTAATCGGCATGCAAAGTTTAAAACTTGTGCACTCGAACCTTGATGTTATGATAAACGGTATcacggaaaatgaaaaacagattTTATCTGCGACAAAGGATAAGTAAGTGTACTTGCACTTAGTCCAAATCTTAAGTGTACTTCCGGCATATTTGTATCAACGTTCTTTTACGAGAATTCACGACCAATGACAAGCAATAAGCACAACCAATATCAGCCGCAATTTGTAATTCTACAATCAACAGAGTCCTCAAAACGATCTTCCGATCATTATTAAGATGTCTTATCTGATAATCtcgtttaaatattaatagGAACTTTGAATGAGAATTGATTAGACATGGAATTAAATCCCTTTTTTTGTTATAGAtacctttcaaaattaaaagagAAGCATTGGGAAGGATTTGAATTAGAAAATTACTGGAAGGCGAtgaagaagtagaaaaatatattgctTCAAGTACGGGCACGTTGGTTATCGACACGTAAAGGCCCTGTATACAAGACTGGTAATGCGAAATCATTAATGTCGGCCTTAAACTATGCATTTCTAAATCACAgaatatacattattattacgtaTGAAAGTGTAAAAATGTAACTATCAGCCTTAGTCGCCAATAACTGAGACGGTTTCCTCACAAGATCAAAGCGGTTGAAAATCGTAAGAATATTGCGATCATAAATCTAGGTCCTCATACAACTACATAATTTTAAGAGATTCGTTAAGGGCGAAAATATAATAcctattttataaattatttgtttcaacAGCGGCTTAGCGGACagtaaatactttttttctgtttttagtcCGTTGGCAAAAAAGTCTGTAAATTGTAAGAACTTAGCACATTTGCAATGGCTCCTAGGTACACCCAAACAAATTATGTTTTTGGCATAACCGCCTgaactattttttctcatagtTGAATACTCTGCTAaaactatataataatacaaataacACTATAATCAAAGGCTGGACACAAAAGATGAACGCTCTTGGTACGTTAAGGAAATATAAATGTCCATCACAGGAATTAGGACTCGATTGGTGAGTCCAGTTGCAAAGATAACATTTGAACAATGCAACAGCTATCAGAACATTTGGAATGGGTACGTCGACCTGGCGCTCAACACCTTGTGCCATTTGATCAATGCTTAACATACTTGGATGTAGCAGTATCAGGCTTATATACGTCACACTCTGTTTTCCACAATGATTTAGCTAACTACACATAAAGGATCTGGCATGCGACATTGGGGGAATCACAACCTCTTTCTCCAATGGTTTTATCTGGTAAGTTAACTCGTACATGAGAACAGTGATCAACGGTCCAACGATTTGCCTATGATACATCTGCCTTAATTCGAATCCTCTGTTGAAGCATAATTCTCTTCCTCCTTCCGTGTATTCAGAAGCTACAGTTTCAACTGAGCCATATCTCTGATCGATCGCAAATTGAATCGCAACATTCAAGAGACACGTGCCAATTCCTTTTCTCTGGTACTGTCGATCGACCGTCAACCTCTTGATCCATGCTCCTTTGTCGACTCTCCGACTTTTTGTCAAGGCAATCATGCCCACCGATTTTCTTGTCTGAGAGGAAACATCGACGTTGGATTCACGGAACTGCTTCTCAGTCATTATCGAATATCGTACATCTTTCGGATTCCTCGTCATTAGGTACGGCTCGAATGCCTCTGCCACCCAGAAGCCACAAAATGCGTGGGACGTATAGATCCTGTGATTGAAATACGATGTGAGATCGAACCCATTCGAACtgaatttcatatttccaCGTACCTTGGGatgtttgatatttcttgCTCAACTTCCATTGACTTAGCCATCAGGGACGCGTAGGTGATGACGTAGGTTAAAATTATCACAATTGGTATAACCAGAATGCAGATTGTAAATGGAACGCCGAAGAAAATGAACATGAGAGCGGCGAAAAATATCATTATCTCGAACGTAACCTCTCTAAACACGTTACCGAGGAATGCCGTGTTAAAGGACGACATTATACCGTCCTTGGCTATTTCACGGCATTTTAGTTCGTCGCTTGGTTTGTAACTACGAATCACTACTATGTGACTCATATTTTGACAATATAAAAAtcaatcttcaaatttttattctaccaCAATTCAATTACTTATGACTATTCACTTCTTCGTTGTTTAGTGCTTTCAGTTTTGACACAAGCtcgctttatttttttttttcctgaacaTGCAATACCACTGCGGGAAGTCAGATCATGTGttagattagattagattagGTTAATCTCTACGAAATGCAATCGTTGTAAAACAAGGGTCTTTTATGGAACAATCGATCAGTACGCATTCTGCAATGCCGACGTGATCAATTGCCGTACCGATAAAACGGATACATGAGGGGACTACTTAGCGCAATGagcaattgaataatttgaaaaacgaaaagtcTAATAtacgaaagaatttttaacttACGCGATTATCACTTACGCTTAGTCGCACGATGGCATATCACttattacgataaaaaaaatagtacccACGGAAAATCGGTAACAACTTATCGTCCCGTGagtggattgaaaaaaaatttagaatttactTATAGTTTGCTATACAGTACCAATATATAAGTAACTATATAACGATTACCAACTCGTTTATTTGTAGACGACACTTAAAAGTATAAAGTACATATTCGACGTACAAATCTGAAATCCCTGAAATCTGCGGGTCTATTTTTAAACGATGcttaacaatatatatattctaggAACTAGTAAAAAATCCCTGAAATGTGTGACAATTACAAAACGTAGTTATTGTCTTTACGCACGGTAACGAGTGTATTAatagtacaaaaataaaaaataacataatTCAAGAGAAAATTACAGAATTCATTATGCCTTCGGCGAGAAATCCATAGCTACATTTTCAATTGGGCTGTAATTATTAAACGAATACATTTGTTTAGATTTGGTTCTAGCCTCAATGATAATCAGatccaaaaaatttctgaagatACGCTGCGAAGTATAATACAGCACACACTACAATTCTTAATCTCAGATTACTCCTAATTTAGAAGAATTTGGACAAAGTCTATAAGAAATAGACTCATTTAATTAGTGAACcagattattaaataaaagttAAGCAATTATTTTCCTGTAAATCTGAAATgaacaaaaagttgaaaaaagaaacagacaaaaataactaaaaaacACATATTCTCTTAATCTTATTATTTGCTGGCATAAGTACAATTTATCCAAAAGCTGCAGATATAAGCTCTTTACAGCTCATCCCCCACTCTCAAGCAATTTGGGGGAAATTATTAAACAGGAAATTCCTCCCATATCTCCTCTCCCTCAATGTCATCCTCAAAAATATCTACCGTCATGTCCATACCTTCAAACAACCGTTCGTAACAGGGATTGTTAGCCGTATCAAAGTGTTCGTAAGGATTTGATCCAGTTAAATGCTTTCCACAAAGCCAGCAGAAGTGTGCTTGGCAATGACCGCAAATCATCTTATTACATCCCTCAATCTTAGTTATTGGAGCCAAGCAGTTCGGACATGGTTTAGTATATTCCTATAATTAAGTATATAATTCGTTGGATTGTTATTCAGAGGAAAGAAATGGTAGAGGactgcaaaaataaattttggctGGCACTTTGATCAACATTATcatgtaagaaaaattaccTTCAAGTACGAATTAGTCAAATGTTTTTCTACAACAATTTGTAACTGTTTACGCCCATATTTTTTCTCCAGCAACTTTTTCTGTTCACAATTGGCAGTCTGATATTCGACAATGAGTTTCATCTGTTCCTGAGAATTCATTGTGCAAGGAGCAACGCCATGATACACCTGCAATTAATAATTGTCCCAGTTGCACTTGCATCATGAaaacggaattcgacattAAGGGTAAACAAAATAATGACGTACTGATAGAACCAAACAGTTATCAAAGTATAACTAAAACTTTGGCTTTCAATCTTGGCATAAACCGTACCTTACGGCAAAAGGCGCAAAAActataaaaacaatttgcgCAAGTGGCAAGAGTGTCGTCGCCATCTGTAGTGACTGGATACTGACAGCTTGAGCGTGGGCAATAAATGATATCGCTCATCGAGTCGAGTGTGACTTTCAGGAGCAAGTGTTCATATTTCTCGTAAATCTCAGGAGACACGAGTTCCTTGATCTGATCAGGCGTTACTTCTGCCTTGCATTTGTATTCAGGACAAAATATGATGTTAACTTGACCCTCCCTTATTTTTAAGCTGATATATTGCCTCATGCAATCCTTACAGTAAATATGACTGCATCTGTTCATTTCTAAGCAATGTCTGCCTGAAATTTCGTTGAAGCAAATTTTGCATGTGTAAAAACTGCTGTGAAAGTGAATGCGGTGACGATGAACGTCGTACTTGGTCAGATACACTTTAGGgttcaaaaaaatgtgatcaTTGACCGCTCTGGGATCAGATAGGTCAAGCAAATCAGAGTTTAAGTACTCTTCAGGGTCCTCAAAAGCTGTAAAGATCAAAGATATATCAAGACAATAACGAATATCCAAGAAGCTGAGCAGCTCaaacttcaaaaaattcatccatATAAAGAGGATTTCATTTCCCTTATTTTCCAACCACAGTTCATCAAGTTTCTGACAAATTCTTGAAGTTTCCCAGATCGGTAACCAGGAGACAGAGATTCTGAAGCTGGGCGAATTTTCCGAGGGATAATTGGAGGGGAAAGTAACAAATAAATTGGCAGGCGGCAGGTgtcgtacaaaaaatttcaagtaggGCAACGACGGACACTTGCGCTGTAGATTaagattcaaatatttcactttCAGCAGTTTTTCTGGCAAACTGAAGAGCCCGCTTAGCCTGCACTCTACTGCACTATCCGAATCCTCCTTTTTGATGCAGGAAAACTCCTCTGCTTCATAGATTTCAGCCAGCGACGCGATTTCATCCTCCCGTCTGTCTTTGTCAGCTGCCTTAAGAATAAGATTAACGATTTACATATTGTAAGAATAAATGTACGCTGACACATCGTTAGAACAAATTAAATTCGGGTTCATTCATACTGCGTAAATATCGCGGTctgtagaatttaaaaaaatgtcgtcTACCTACCATGTTCGTTTTACCAGTTCGtttacaataacaatactAGACTTTCGCGCCACTGGCggatatcaaatttttgcatcCACAGCCCTCCCTATATAGAAACGTCACACACCTGCTTTAATCAATACTATATGCTGCTAAATACTACCATAGATGCGTTCCAAAATTAGCTTCCAGTGCTACCAGCAATGTCTTATCTCTTTTGCACTgccgagcttatgactcgatCTGTCTCTATCCTAGGGACTTTTTAGCGCTGCCagataatttcggaacgcGCCCCAAGAATAGTGCAGGAGCAGAACGCTGACACAGCTGTATTTCACTTTGTGATTTCAGTGTATGAAgatgataaacaaaaaaaatggcggTAACCCGAGCAATTGTAAAGCTAGCCCATCACGAGCAACAAGAATTGTGCGTAACGAGACCCACGTACAGACAAGGAAGAAAATTAACGGCTGTGAAGGTAGCAAAACGAAGATGTATCctaaacaatataaaaattggtTCGTGCGCACCTATTGTCGTGTGACATTACACCCgataagttaggttaggtaaaGTTTAGTTATACACTGAATTATGCTCTgctttaatttcaaatttcttacaaaataTTGTCTTGacgttgattgaaaaaaaatctgacgcCCCTTGGTTCGAGACGATCTCATCGTACTATAGAGAGTTAATATTGCTCCGAAGTATTTCTTGATTATTCAATGCCGGTTTTCGTATATAATCTGCAATAGCTTGTGTAGAATTAAAACCAGGGATTGTTTGTTTATCTCGTCGATGAGCCTTAATTATGATGCAAGTCTATAACTGATGTGCTGGCCATATTGCCACATAATTTTTAGATGGTTAAAATTGttccaaaaaatattatacaacaaaATTTCCTTGACACCTTAGCTCTGTGTGAACAGGTGTATACTGTAAATGACGAATCCCAACATCTGATGATATGTGGTGTGCCTAAGCTACAGCTCAGTGAGGAGGTAAGGAAGCTTGCATCTCCTTACGGAGATGTAAAAAAAGTCGCACTCGTCCCAGAGTATCCCACAGAAGAATTCACCGAGGCGTATCATGTGCATTATGGACGGATTCAAAGCGCCAGGTCTCTTAATTTTTATCCGAATCTGTTTTGGGAATTCATTTAATCAAAGTTATACTTTGAACTTGTTCTTATTCTCCTGTGTTGGAtcctacgtttatttattctcttGATTTCTTTGTCATGCAGAATAGCCAAGCGATTTATAGATTGTAAGAACTTCTACGGAGGGCTGCTACATGTATTCTATGCGCCAGAATTAGAAAGTATATCTGAAACACGAGCCAAACTAATTCAAAGACGAAGAGACATAGCTACCCGGATAAAGAGAAATCAGGAAGATCCGGCAAACCCAGAAACAGACTCGTTCACCCCTAagtatgataaataatttagagaagtaatagaagaaaaatacttttagGCAACTTCTcgattactgttattattactgtcaATGAAAACagcaatttgtgaaaaaacttGCATACAGCATGCAATACTGGCATATTTTATGCATTGagtgtaaatgaaaaattcatttttccataGAGATCAATACcaccgaaagaaaaaaacacctgCGCTGCCTCTCACTGAAGATCGCCTTAGTCAAACATACCCTGGAGAATCTCTAACATCAATATATGATGGGATTCCTCGGTCAATTGACCCGCGACCAGTCGCAGAACCAAGCCTACCGCAAAACTGGCCTTTGCCACATAGTAGTAAATCACTGCCTGACCAGGAACTACAATTTGCACCATATCAACCAAACGATGCTGTTCTGATAGCTGCTAGTACAAGAAGCTCGACAAATATTTCCAGTAGGCCAGACTCTGTTAAGCATAAAAACTACAAAGGGCAAAACATCAAGGAGAGAAGATTTGTTAAGCTTACAAGACCGTATATAATAGACACACGGAATATGGCAAAGATGACAACGCCACCGCAAAACAGTATTGATGAAAAACCAGTGTTTACGAATATCAAGAAGGTCGaaagcaatattaaaattaaactattgcctgaaaagcagaaaaataaaaaaaggattgtcttgaaaaatccaaagtgaGTCAATTCTTTTTATCTGCTACTAATAAATGTGAACAATGTTGAGAATCATAGGATTAATCTATAGTGTTCTTTGAAACTGTTGCAGTACAATTCGCCTGCTACAACCTGACACGGATCTCCAGTCCTCTATAAGTTTGGCAAAGTCCCAGATCAGAGAagcaatgaagaaaaattaggcTTTATTGTGATGtacaaatatttatcgatttgtacgataacTTCGaagggtataaaaatattttatttcaatttaataaatacacaGTTTATACGACTTATTGTTAAATTCATTGAAGTGATTACCATCCTTATAatttaaatacaataattaacTTCTAAAAACAATTGAACATCTACACacacaaaattttgtaattgtttTTAAGTCTATTTTATCTTTAAATAAGGAAAGTGGAATCGGGATCCCACTGGGTGCTATTAAGTTTTGATTTTATGGAACGTGGCGGCGTGTTTTCCTGATGTAATTTGGCAGACATGACTTTCCCTCGAAGTAGTTGCTGCGGGGATTTCATGGGCATGTTCTTTGCTTTAACATGGTTGTTTGATCGATTACCAAGAGGCGTGCGTACCTAAAAGCAGAATTCAATCTTAGAGTCATGAATAATTTGAAGTTTAGTTTAGTACCTTTGGTGCTTGGTTAATGTTCTTCCCG
The genomic region above belongs to Diprion similis isolate iyDipSimi1 chromosome 8, iyDipSimi1.1, whole genome shotgun sequence and contains:
- the LOC124408675 gene encoding E3 ubiquitin-protein ligase RNF14-like isoform X1, encoding MAADKDRREDEIASLAEIYEAEEFSCIKKEDSDSAVECRLSGLFSLPEKLLKVKYLNLNLQRKCPSLPYLKFFVRHLPPANLFVTFPSNYPSENSPSFRISVSWLPIWETSRICQKLDELWLENKGNEILFIWMNFLKFELLSFLDIRYCLDISLIFTAFEDPEEYLNSDLLDLSDPRAVNDHIFLNPKVYLTKYDVHRHRIHFHSSFYTCKICFNEISGRHCLEMNRCSHIYCKDCMRQYISLKIREGQVNIIFCPEYKCKAEVTPDQIKELVSPEIYEKYEHLLLKVTLDSMSDIIYCPRSSCQYPVTTDGDDTLATCANCFYSFCAFCRKVYHGVAPCTMNSQEQMKLIVEYQTANCEQKKLLEKKYGRKQLQIVVEKHLTNSYLKEYTKPCPNCLAPITKIEGCNKMICGHCQAHFCWLCGKHLTGSNPYEHFDTANNPCYERLFEGMDMTVDIFEDDIEGEEIWEEFPV
- the LOC124408682 gene encoding uncharacterized protein LOC124408682 isoform X1, with translation MAVTRAIVKLAHHEQQELCVTRPTYRQGRKLTAVKVYTVNDESQHLMICGVPKLQLSEEVRKLASPYGDVKKVALVPEYPTEEFTEAYHVHYGRIQSARIAKRFIDCKNFYGGLLHVFYAPELESISETRAKLIQRRRDIATRIKRNQEDPANPETDSFTPKDQYHRKKKTPALPLTEDRLSQTYPGESLTSIYDGIPRSIDPRPVAEPSLPQNWPLPHSSKSLPDQELQFAPYQPNDAVLIAASTRSSTNISSRPDSVKHKNYKGQNIKERRFVKLTRPYIIDTRNMAKMTTPPQNSIDEKPVFTNIKKVESNIKIKLLPEKQKNKKRIVLKNPNTIRLLQPDTDLQSSISLAKSQIREAMKKN
- the LOC124408690 gene encoding uncharacterized protein LOC124408690; translated protein: MSHIVVIRSYKPSDELKCREIAKDGIMSSFNTAFLGNVFREVTFEIMIFFAALMFIFFGVPFTICILVIPIVIILTYVITYASLMAKSMEVEQEISNIPRIYTSHAFCGFWVAEAFEPYLMTRNPKDVRYSIMTEKQFRESNVDVSSQTRKSVGMIALTKSRRVDKGAWIKRLTVDRQYQRKGIGTCLLNVAIQFAIDQRYGSVETVASEYTEGGRELCFNRGFELRQMYHRQIVGPLITVLMYELTYQIKPLEKEVVIPPMSHARSFMCS
- the LOC124408683 gene encoding L-galactose dehydrogenase-like, whose amino-acid sequence is MLPPTYVEGFHDLEAVKKMEYRPLGNTGLLVSKLSFGGGALGCHYGKYDEEDAIAAVREAFRNGVNYIDTAPWYGQGQSERVIGKALKGIPRQAYYVATKVGRYELDVEKMFDFSIEKTRKSFHKSLELLGVDYVDVIQVHDIEFAPSLDIVLTQTLPELSRQVADGKAKFIGISGYPVSILKECIEKSNIKIQCILSYARLTLIDDTLLSYIPFLKERNIGIINAAAPALGLLTSQGPPDWHPASEDLKKICSEAAQYCKENNVELGKLAVWHSMQYEDVTTNLIGMQSLKLVHSNLDVMINGITENEKQILSATKDKYLSKLKEKHWEGFELENYWKAMKK
- the LOC124408675 gene encoding E3 ubiquitin-protein ligase RNF14-like isoform X2: MVADKDRREDEIASLAEIYEAEEFSCIKKEDSDSAVECRLSGLFSLPEKLLKVKYLNLNLQRKCPSLPYLKFFVRHLPPANLFVTFPSNYPSENSPSFRISVSWLPIWETSRICQKLDELWLENKGNEILFIWMNFLKFELLSFLDIRYCLDISLIFTAFEDPEEYLNSDLLDLSDPRAVNDHIFLNPKVYLTKYDVHRHRIHFHSSFYTCKICFNEISGRHCLEMNRCSHIYCKDCMRQYISLKIREGQVNIIFCPEYKCKAEVTPDQIKELVSPEIYEKYEHLLLKVTLDSMSDIIYCPRSSCQYPVTTDGDDTLATCANCFYSFCAFCRKVYHGVAPCTMNSQEQMKLIVEYQTANCEQKKLLEKKYGRKQLQIVVEKHLTNSYLKEYTKPCPNCLAPITKIEGCNKMICGHCQAHFCWLCGKHLTGSNPYEHFDTANNPCYERLFEGMDMTVDIFEDDIEGEEIWEEFPV
- the LOC124408682 gene encoding uncharacterized protein LOC124408682 isoform X2; the protein is MICGVPKLQLSEEVRKLASPYGDVKKVALVPEYPTEEFTEAYHVHYGRIQSARIAKRFIDCKNFYGGLLHVFYAPELESISETRAKLIQRRRDIATRIKRNQEDPANPETDSFTPKDQYHRKKKTPALPLTEDRLSQTYPGESLTSIYDGIPRSIDPRPVAEPSLPQNWPLPHSSKSLPDQELQFAPYQPNDAVLIAASTRSSTNISSRPDSVKHKNYKGQNIKERRFVKLTRPYIIDTRNMAKMTTPPQNSIDEKPVFTNIKKVESNIKIKLLPEKQKNKKRIVLKNPNTIRLLQPDTDLQSSISLAKSQIREAMKKN